A section of the Candidatus Moraniibacteriota bacterium genome encodes:
- a CDS encoding tetratricopeptide repeat protein, with protein sequence MKEMEKFVRLYREKKYEQCLVALRAFIAKYPNETSALGYAGLCYLDLERSSEAVPYFDRCLEEKAGSNHFWVLRGDCYYDQGDFAQAMHDYSISLALEPENWAVYDKIGHCHHFLGQGERGIAWVEYAFERGRQPDTMLILSMLFEENGRLDEALARARAGAREFPHDKRFRERLQELKRIPRSREDSKRKPEK encoded by the coding sequence ATGAAAGAGATGGAAAAATTCGTCCGGCTCTACCGCGAAAAGAAGTATGAGCAGTGTCTCGTGGCGCTCCGGGCATTCATCGCCAAGTATCCCAACGAGACGAGTGCACTCGGCTACGCCGGACTGTGCTATCTCGATCTGGAACGATCCTCAGAAGCGGTTCCCTATTTCGATCGGTGCCTGGAGGAGAAGGCAGGGAGCAATCATTTCTGGGTGCTCCGGGGCGATTGCTACTACGATCAGGGTGACTTCGCACAGGCGATGCACGACTACTCCATCTCGCTCGCACTGGAACCGGAGAACTGGGCCGTCTACGACAAGATCGGTCACTGCCACCATTTCTTGGGTCAGGGGGAGCGGGGAATAGCGTGGGTAGAGTATGCGTTCGAACGAGGACGGCAACCGGACACCATGCTGATTCTCAGTATGCTGTTCGAAGAGAATGGCCGGCTCGATGAGGCGCTCGCTCGGGCGCGTGCTGGGGCCAGGGAGTTCCCGCATGACAAACGATTTCGTGAGCGTTTGCAGGAATTGAAAAGGATCCCGCGATCGCGCGAGGACTCGAAACGTAAACCTGAGAAATGA
- a CDS encoding NYN domain-containing protein: protein MKQTGNNFAFIDAQNLNLSVKRLGWRLDYARFRVYLREKYGVSKAYMFIGFMEEQSSLYRSLQEKGYILIFKPTLRHKDGTIKGNCDAELVLQAMIDYQAYKKAVVVTGDGDFHCLIRYLIDKEKLEQLLVPDQAHYSALLKRFPSGFLAFISQLRNKLEFRP from the coding sequence ATGAAACAGACTGGAAACAACTTCGCCTTCATTGATGCACAGAACCTGAACCTTTCTGTGAAACGACTTGGTTGGCGTCTGGATTATGCGCGTTTCAGAGTGTACCTGCGGGAAAAGTATGGCGTCAGCAAAGCGTACATGTTCATTGGTTTCATGGAAGAGCAGTCGAGTCTCTACCGATCCCTCCAGGAGAAAGGCTATATCCTCATATTCAAGCCGACGCTTCGTCACAAGGATGGGACCATCAAGGGGAATTGTGATGCTGAACTCGTCCTGCAGGCGATGATCGATTATCAGGCGTACAAGAAAGCCGTGGTTGTCACGGGTGATGGAGATTTTCATTGCCTCATCCGGTATCTGATCGACAAAGAAAAATTAGAACAGCTTCTTGTCCCAGATCAGGCGCACTACTCGGCTCTCTTGAAGCGGTTCCCTTCGGGATTTCTTGCTTTTATTTCCCAGCTGCGGAATAAGCTGGAATTTCGCCCCTAA
- a CDS encoding adenine-specific methyltransferase EcoRI family protein, whose product MEKKSSNTNLNKASKAKKDEFYTQLVDIEKELKHCKDQFRGKGVYCNCDDPFESNFFKYFATNFNALGLKKLIATSYKPSPIANTQLNLFGDITVLSTPKGRPKITANKFIINEVDDIDGDGAFDLRDIAEQLKANKNNEWAPLKGEGDFRSKESIELLKQADIVVTNPPFSLFREYVAQLMEHSKKFLILGNQNAIIYKEIFKFIKENKMWLGYDNGGTKWFQVPTDYNIPTESRIKTENGIKYFSMGSIVWFTNMDTTKRHEELTLYKKYSSEEYQKYDNYDAIEVPRFLDIPMDHDGVMGVPITFLDRYNPEQFEIVGSNRGIDQDSNKIYGRGSFLNGKETFKRLFIKNRMAKK is encoded by the coding sequence ATGGAAAAGAAGTCCTCGAATACGAATTTGAATAAGGCAAGCAAGGCAAAGAAAGATGAGTTTTATACTCAGCTTGTTGATATTGAAAAAGAGCTCAAGCACTGCAAAGATCAGTTTCGTGGCAAAGGGGTTTATTGTAATTGTGATGATCCTTTTGAAAGTAACTTCTTCAAGTATTTTGCAACCAACTTCAATGCACTTGGATTAAAGAAACTTATTGCTACTAGCTATAAGCCGTCCCCCATAGCTAATACGCAACTAAATCTATTTGGTGATATTACAGTACTATCTACGCCAAAAGGTCGTCCTAAGATAACCGCCAACAAATTCATTATCAATGAAGTTGATGATATAGATGGAGATGGTGCATTTGATTTGCGTGATATTGCCGAACAGCTCAAGGCTAATAAAAACAATGAATGGGCGCCATTAAAGGGAGAGGGAGACTTTAGAAGTAAAGAAAGTATAGAGTTGCTAAAGCAGGCTGACATCGTGGTGACAAATCCGCCGTTCTCTCTATTTCGGGAATATGTTGCACAGTTGATGGAGCATAGCAAGAAATTTCTTATTCTCGGAAACCAGAACGCCATAATTTATAAGGAAATTTTCAAGTTCATAAAGGAGAACAAAATGTGGCTTGGGTATGACAATGGTGGAACGAAGTGGTTTCAAGTCCCAACCGATTACAACATACCAACAGAATCAAGAATAAAAACCGAAAACGGAATAAAGTACTTCAGCATGGGAAGTATAGTGTGGTTTACAAACATGGATACAACTAAACGCCATGAGGAGCTGACTTTATATAAAAAATATTCATCAGAAGAGTACCAAAAATACGATAATTATGATGCAATTGAGGTACCAAGGTTTCTTGATATTCCGATGGATCACGATGGTGTAATGGGTGTGCCGATTACTTTTCTTGATCGGTATAACCCGGAACAATTTGAAATTGTTGGATCAAATCGAGGCATAGACCAAGACTCGAATAAAATATATGGCCGAGGATCTTTTTTGAATGGTAAAGAAACCTTCAAGCGACTTTTTATAAAAAATAGAATGGCAAAAAAGTAA
- a CDS encoding DUF262 domain-containing protein — protein sequence MKIELNRIPVREVVTGYKDSAEEGVVAYEGKLDVRPKYQREFVYKDKQRNAVIDTVRKGFPLNVMYWVKTDEGNFEVLDGQQRTISLGQYVNGDFSVDFNGRLAMFHNLTKEEQEQILNYELMIYFCEGTDKEKLDWFKIINIAGEKLTDQELRNAVYTGSWLSDAKLKFSKSNCAAYLLANDGGSLVNGSPIRQEYLETALLWISNGEIEDYMAKHQHDENAEELWQYFQNVIAWAHKIFTKYRKEMKGVEWGRLYNRYKDTAYDSREIEEKTLELINDDEVQSLKGIYEYILTGEDKHLNLRQFEDKTRRKAYEKQKGKCVWCKKTFEFEEMEADHITPWHEGGKTTAENCQMLCKQDNRTKSGK from the coding sequence ATGAAAATCGAACTAAACAGAATTCCGGTTCGTGAAGTGGTTACGGGCTACAAAGATAGTGCCGAGGAGGGCGTTGTTGCCTATGAGGGTAAGCTTGATGTGCGACCGAAGTACCAGCGTGAATTTGTTTACAAAGATAAGCAGCGCAATGCGGTAATTGATACTGTCCGAAAGGGATTTCCCCTTAATGTGATGTATTGGGTAAAGACCGACGAGGGAAATTTTGAAGTGCTCGATGGGCAACAAAGAACAATAAGTTTAGGTCAATATGTAAACGGTGATTTCTCTGTGGATTTTAATGGTCGCCTTGCTATGTTCCATAATCTCACCAAAGAGGAACAGGAGCAGATTCTGAACTACGAACTGATGATTTATTTCTGTGAGGGGACAGATAAAGAAAAGCTGGATTGGTTCAAGATCATAAATATTGCTGGTGAAAAGCTGACCGATCAAGAGTTGCGTAACGCTGTTTATACCGGTTCTTGGCTTTCAGATGCAAAACTCAAATTCAGTAAATCAAACTGTGCCGCATACCTTTTGGCCAATGATGGCGGCTCACTAGTAAATGGTTCGCCAATTCGGCAAGAGTATTTGGAGACCGCTCTTCTATGGATTAGTAACGGCGAGATTGAGGATTATATGGCCAAACACCAGCACGACGAGAACGCTGAAGAGTTGTGGCAATATTTTCAAAATGTCATTGCCTGGGCACATAAAATTTTCACCAAATATCGCAAAGAGATGAAGGGGGTTGAGTGGGGCAGGTTGTACAATAGGTATAAAGATACCGCTTACGATTCTCGAGAGATTGAGGAGAAAACACTGGAACTTATCAATGATGATGAAGTTCAGAGTTTAAAAGGCATCTACGAATATATTTTGACGGGCGAAGATAAACATCTAAATCTTCGTCAATTTGAGGATAAGACAAGAAGAAAAGCTTACGAAAAACAAAAAGGCAAATGTGTTTGGTGTAAAAAAACTTTTGAATTTGAAGAAATGGAAGCCGACCACATTACCCCCTGGCACGAGGGTGGCAAAACAACTGCGGAAAATTGCCAAATGCTCTGCAAGCAAGATAACCGAACGAAATCAGGAAAATAG